Within Anopheles nili chromosome 3, idAnoNiliSN_F5_01, whole genome shotgun sequence, the genomic segment ttttggaACTTTCGTCGGTagcattcattttttgtttccattagTTTTGCTTCTACCAATTGCTGCTTCCGCAGTTTGTACCCATTTGACCCGAAGCTTAAGAATGCCTACCCCGAAATTGACACAAACGTGTTGCAAGAGCGTTGAATAATAAGACAATTAATACCGGTCGATGCTCACAAGATGATACTAGGTGATAGTGATTGTATATGTCAGTATGAATGCCAGCAAGAGAGGAtataatgtgttttttttctcaaaaatGATCAATGAATGCACCGTTGCAACGATCTGTGTGATATAACAGATCTGCGTCGGCGTTAATAGATAAGAAATTGCGTATGcatgctcgtgtgtgtgtgtgtgtgtaagagTGTACACGTTTGTGTCGTGTGTTGATTGCGTGGATATATCCTTGGAGATAAGGACTTAGGAGTTAAGCGGACAGGCGAATTGTACATTGCAAATAACATTTGACAACGGTTGCATGCTAGATGACTTTCTTGAGCGCTAGCTCGGCTAATATAAGTTGCGTATGAGGTTGCGAGCTAAACATAGTAAAGAAGTGAATCATAATCTTTAGCGCTCACAAAATAACGCtcttttaaatattaaatatgTTAAACATGTCTGCATCTATTATAATAATAGCGAAATACTGTAGCtcgagaaaacaaataaaaataaattaggGTACTGCTGAGTGTATTGCTAGAGATCCTGTAACGATCGTTCGATTCGATACACATGTTAGAGATTGCAGTACGATTTCGCGCGGGCATGCAGATTTTTGACGAAAATACAACAATTTGAGCAAGTTTTCATAGCGAGCTCATCGCGAATATATACAAGTGATGAAAAGGAATGAATGCGTGATACATAATTAAGGCTCCCGTCACCGGAGTGCTACTGATATTGAGTTTGCTAATCTAACCGATTTTCATACATTCAGCTATTAATGATCCGTTCGAAATAACCGCAAGACTAGCTGCACAAAGTTTGAATGCATTGTTGAACGCGCACATACTAGAAATAATAATCTATCACCGTTTCCTGCGAATCGTAAAGGGCACCAAGGGAACATCGATTCGACAGGTATAAGCTGCATATTTAAAGACATGGAAATAACGCGTTTTAACGAACTAAATAGCTCAGGGTTGAGCaagaagaatgaaaagaaactttACTGCCAGAATATGTGCAAATAAGAACATTCGTCGAGAATGATTCAAACGGCGAGTCGTAGTTGATCTGTCCACATCTCTTAAGAGTGCAACAAGAATGTATAAAAAACTTTGGATTGAATATGAACTTATGGATTGACTAGCGTTCGGCACTTGCACCTGTAGGATCAATTTAGTTGCTCGTTCTGTGGAGCAAAAGTAATTTCTGTCAACTGTTTGTGGTCGATAGTCGCAAATTTTAGGTAACAAACAGAGCAGCATCAGTCAGAGCGAAACTAGAACAAATAATGATGGACAAACGAAAGGAAAGGCGTGGTGAATAATACAATCCAACAACTGGTTTGACGGACATGTGTGTTTGCAAATAAAGTACTATGATTTTTAAAACCTACTATTGCTTTTTGTTAGGATTGGTCGGAGGGCATTCGATACCGTATGATGACAAAAACTTACCAGGCACGAAACGTCCCCAAATTTGCAGCAATGGCAGAACAGCCCACGGAATGGTGTATGCCCAGACCAGGCAGACGAAGATAATGGCTTTCGTGTGGGTAAGCCTTCCTTCGAACGGACGGGTAATGGTGTTGTATCTAGAAGTAGAGTTATTTGCAAGCATTGAAGATGCTGAGTTCCGAAATGTCTTCCATAGCTCTAGTTCAGCAACAGATCGTCTATTTTGAAAGATCTTTTAGAGCGGTATATTTATCACCACACTTACCGATCATAGGCGATCAGCGCGTTTGTGGCACCAGCACCGATTCCTGTAAATGAAAAGAACAACGATTTAAAGCTACTTTTGTACGCTTTGCATTTGGACAAGcttttgctgctatgtttgcTAACGAACCAACCTGTAAGGGAtccaacgaaagcaaaaatttgGCAACCCATGTTGCCCAGGGTGAAGCCTTTAGTGAACGAATTATAGATGAAGATCGGCGTCTTGGCCATCATGAAGAAATCGCACAGTGCAAGGTTGATGACGAAAACATTCGACGGTGTCCGAAGCGATTTAGCACTGCAAAATGTGTGCATGAAACATGAATTTCGTTGCATCATGATACTGGCATACGCATAACGGCGCTAGCAACACTTACGAAATGAAAATCCAGATAACCAGGCCATTGCCGATCATTGCGAAGATAAAAAAGGCAATGTAGAGCAATCCAAGCAGGTAGTGGAGGGATGCTTCCGGTTCAGGATACTGGAGCCAGTGCTCTGGAATGTGCACCAGCTCCTCCGGTGGTACGTTCCAGCCAAGGTATCGAAGGCCTGACTGATCCGCGCCAATCAGTGCTTCCGGTCGGTAGGCGGTCTGGTTGTCGATTCCAACAAGACCCATGTCGGTGGGGCGGTGATACTATTGAGATTTTGTATGATGGGTGGTCCGGAGATAGATCACACTCTCCGCACTATATGGGATGATGCACCTTGAGGATAGCAAAATCGAAATCGGAGCACACGTTTTTTTGGTATCACAATAGTTCTCAAAATCCTTGATATATCCCCGGTTGCAGAACCGATAACGAAAGCATACCTTAATTCACGAGAACGATCGCAGGTTGCAAGACGTTGAGATTGGCGCACCGCCCTAGACACGCTCACTGTGCCTACTGACGCTGTTACCGACCATGGACAAGGATTTTATAGCTCGTCCTTTTGTGACGAGCCTACCAGAGACATAGCACCAAATGGTTTGGTGCATTTGTGAATTGGCAATTTCCTCGTGGCAATCCCTACCCCTCCCCGgctggtagtagcaaataatTTAATCAACGATAGATTCTGGATCCTGATCGATATTCGGTGCCCGAATCGTGGTACAAGAACACCGTTCCTTGGAGGATTACCGACCGATGGTGCTTTTCTGGTAGGGCGATTAAGTAGGGAATAAGTATTTGATTAAGTGGCGTATTGCGACACCATCAGGTGGGCCTCATGTATTGCACGCGAgctgtttaatttaattactgGATCCACAAACAACCATGTAGGGTTGTGGGGAAAGGGACTCGATTTGATTCGGTAAAGATAAAAGAATCCCGGCATTTGTTATACAGCAATACTGCAAGTGTTGGGTCGCTTGCGTTGGAAATGGTTGTTGCGCTCGGTCAGTCATCCGAAGAGACTATGGCAGAAGTGAGTAGGACAGATCGATCCTATGGCAACCTGAACTTGAAGCATGGTATTTGAAATGGACAGAAtatgctctcttttttttgcttaaggttTACTAAAATTAGCTGACACTATTTTACGTGTTTTGCTTTGTCCTACCGTAGCCCTAGAAGTGTGATATTCGCGTGATTCTAAATCCTATAGTGTTGCAATTGTAGCCTCAATCATAGGTAAGTATCAGATTAAAGTCTGAGAGATTAAAGAATAGAAGAGCTGTGCTACAATTTGTAGCGATTGTATGCATGGTGCTATTTTGTTGGG encodes:
- the LOC128727129 gene encoding opsin, ultraviolet-sensitive, with the protein product MGLVGIDNQTAYRPEALIGADQSGLRYLGWNVPPEELVHIPEHWLQYPEPEASLHYLLGLLYIAFFIFAMIGNGLVIWIFISAKSLRTPSNVFVINLALCDFFMMAKTPIFIYNSFTKGFTLGNMGCQIFAFVGSLTGIGAGATNALIAYDRYNTITRPFEGRLTHTKAIIFVCLVWAYTIPWAVLPLLQIWGRFVPEGFLTACSFDYLSGTFDTRLFVGSIFTFSYVLPMSLIIYYYSQIVSHVVNHEKSLREQAKKMNVESLRSNQAKNDSSVEIRIAKAAITVCFLFVASWTPYAVLALIGAFGDKSLLTPGVTMFPACACKFVACLDPYVYAISHPRYRIELQKRLPWLAITESLPSDNATTCTEQEAQPTTQT